A region of Moorena producens PAL-8-15-08-1 DNA encodes the following proteins:
- a CDS encoding DUF58 domain-containing protein: MIPSKRTYLLLILGIAIALLLATVFNQQISLISTLVFDGIVLGIALWDGQRVKPNRVKVSRTPLQRLSIGRDNLIVLSVESRNQVARILIKDYYPLEFAVSTPTITATLDRNSNKELTYTVHPAKRGQFHWGDIHVRQLSPWGLVWDDWKIPGSQNVAVYPDLVSLRSLSIRLTLENTGTMRRSRNLGAGTEFAELREYGIGDDTRLIDWKATARRSRPLVRVLEPEKEQTLIILLDRGRLMTAQVLQLKRFDWGLNSTLALALAGLHRGDRVGVGVFDRDITTWIPPERGQHQLSKLIERLTPIQPVLLEPDYFGAVTKLVNQQTRRALVVMITDIVDVTASAELLAALERLTPRYLPFCVTLRDPLVDQLAHTPPNTPQLGKIPSQDQLWHSRYQAQAKKRISVDLNPDLGQVAYTRAVALDLIAQRQVAFARLKQKGVLVLDAPANQISQQLVESYLRVKARNLL; encoded by the coding sequence ATGATTCCCTCAAAACGAACCTATTTACTGTTAATACTAGGTATTGCGATCGCATTATTACTCGCTACTGTTTTTAATCAACAAATCAGTCTAATTAGTACTCTTGTCTTTGATGGCATTGTCCTTGGTATAGCCTTATGGGATGGACAACGGGTCAAACCTAACCGAGTGAAGGTAAGCCGCACGCCTTTACAACGGTTATCGATTGGGCGAGATAATCTGATTGTGCTCTCAGTGGAATCTAGAAATCAGGTTGCTCGAATTCTGATTAAGGACTACTATCCATTAGAGTTTGCAGTTTCCACCCCAACCATAACTGCTACCCTTGACCGGAATAGTAACAAGGAACTAACCTATACGGTTCACCCAGCCAAGCGAGGTCAGTTTCACTGGGGAGATATTCACGTGCGGCAGTTGAGTCCTTGGGGCTTGGTGTGGGATGATTGGAAAATCCCAGGGAGTCAGAACGTAGCAGTTTATCCAGACTTAGTCAGTTTGCGATCGCTTTCTATTCGCCTGACCCTGGAAAATACTGGTACCATGCGCCGTTCCCGAAACTTGGGTGCTGGCACAGAATTTGCTGAACTGCGGGAGTATGGCATTGGTGATGACACTCGCCTGATTGATTGGAAAGCCACCGCTCGCCGCTCTCGCCCTTTAGTCAGGGTGCTGGAACCGGAAAAAGAGCAGACTTTAATTATATTACTGGACCGGGGACGGTTGATGACCGCACAGGTACTTCAACTGAAGCGGTTTGATTGGGGATTGAATAGTACTCTAGCCCTAGCATTAGCTGGGTTACATCGGGGCGATCGCGTGGGCGTCGGTGTCTTCGATCGAGACATCACGACCTGGATTCCACCAGAACGGGGTCAACATCAACTATCGAAACTCATAGAACGTCTTACTCCGATTCAGCCAGTGTTATTAGAACCAGACTATTTTGGTGCTGTTACAAAACTGGTGAATCAGCAAACTCGTCGTGCTTTAGTCGTAATGATTACAGACATCGTGGATGTTACTGCTTCCGCTGAATTGCTAGCAGCCCTAGAACGCCTCACCCCTCGCTACTTACCTTTTTGTGTCACCCTTCGAGACCCCCTTGTTGACCAATTGGCGCACACTCCCCCTAATACCCCTCAGTTAGGGAAAATTCCCAGTCAAGACCAGCTTTGGCACAGCAGATACCAGGCGCAGGCGAAAAAAAGAATTAGTGTTGATCTCAACCCTGACCTGGGGCAAGTCGCTTATACCCGTGCTGTCGCTCTGGATTTAATTGCCCAGCGCCAAGTTGCCTTTGCCCGGTTGAAGCAAAAAGGAGTTCTGGTCTTGGATGCACCAGCCAATCAGATTAGTCAGCAACTGGTTGAGAGCTACTTACGAGTCAAAGCTCGGAATCTACTTTGA
- a CDS encoding AAA family ATPase: protein MTNDIPVLNRLKQTLGKIIVGQSTLVEQLLVALLSGGHVIIEGVPGTGKTLLVKVLARLIQAEFRRIQLTPDILPSDILGTNIFDLNTRNFTLKKGPVFTEILLADEINRTPPKTQAALLEAMEEQQVTLDGETLPLSELFWVIATQNSLEFEGTYPLPEAQLDRFLFKLVVDYPDPAAEKQMLLNTQKGFRGRRLDLERLKPLATVEQIFSARQEVKAVQVDEKVLDYLLALIQQTRQNPDLALGASPRAAVAWLQTSKAQAVLSGRDYVTPDDVKAIALPLLRHRLILKPEVQLDGLQIDGVIASLLKQVPVPR, encoded by the coding sequence ATGACCAATGATATCCCTGTCTTGAACCGCCTCAAGCAAACCCTTGGCAAAATAATTGTCGGTCAATCGACGCTAGTCGAACAGTTACTCGTAGCATTGCTTAGTGGTGGACACGTGATTATTGAGGGGGTACCAGGAACTGGTAAAACCTTGCTTGTCAAAGTTCTAGCAAGACTAATCCAAGCCGAATTTCGGCGGATTCAGTTAACCCCAGATATTCTACCATCGGATATTTTAGGAACTAATATCTTTGACCTGAATACCCGTAACTTTACCCTCAAAAAAGGACCAGTCTTTACTGAGATTTTGCTAGCTGATGAAATTAACCGCACCCCACCCAAAACCCAAGCAGCGCTGCTAGAGGCAATGGAAGAGCAGCAAGTCACTTTGGACGGGGAAACCTTGCCTCTATCTGAATTATTTTGGGTGATTGCTACCCAAAACTCTCTAGAATTTGAAGGCACCTATCCCCTACCAGAAGCTCAGTTAGACCGATTTTTATTCAAGCTGGTAGTGGATTACCCAGACCCGGCAGCAGAAAAGCAAATGTTGCTTAATACTCAGAAAGGATTTCGTGGACGCCGTTTGGATTTAGAACGTCTGAAACCTCTAGCAACTGTAGAACAAATTTTTAGTGCTCGTCAAGAGGTTAAAGCTGTCCAAGTAGACGAGAAGGTGCTGGATTATTTGCTAGCCTTAATTCAACAAACTAGGCAAAATCCTGATTTAGCCTTGGGAGCCTCCCCGAGAGCTGCTGTAGCTTGGTTACAAACCAGTAAAGCCCAAGCTGTGTTATCAGGACGGGATTATGTGACACCGGATGATGTAAAAGCGATCGCACTCCCTCTACTCCGTCACCGTCTGATTCTGAAACCAGAGGTGCAGTTAGATGGGTTACAGATCGATGGAGTAATTGCTTCATTACTCAAGCAAGTTCCAGTGCCTAGGTGA
- a CDS encoding DUF4350 domain-containing protein, whose product MKFPRRRLGVMIAIAIAVLMIITLVAAPANNKINSGSTYSRAPYGYGAWYAYMEKRGTPVQRWQKPFEDLANQTDTQGSVTLLRVTSLLTVDAIYGIEREWIKKGNTMVILGVKQPVTDADFSTLQEASTGKVKVNTRRRYKGNQGKKILSDRFGAVVWEKPIGDGRVIFATTSDLAANAYQDFPANYELLAQLVTPLKPQENLTNQNPVWVDEYLHGYKDVDVIKREVGETLFSYLAKTPLLPAFIQGLIILLVAIWALNRRFGQPLTLSEPVVDNSEAYIRALAGVLQKAGSSEFVLEVVGKDEQLQLQKALGLGQTLLEDQALIDAWVEHTGRPATELKQLLEIQSSKRRIRESDLLKWLGKWQKIRID is encoded by the coding sequence ATGAAATTTCCTAGGCGTCGCTTAGGAGTAATGATTGCGATCGCAATCGCGGTACTAATGATCATTACCCTGGTAGCTGCTCCAGCTAATAATAAAATCAATAGCGGCTCGACTTACAGCCGCGCTCCCTATGGCTATGGCGCTTGGTACGCTTACATGGAAAAACGGGGAACTCCTGTACAGCGTTGGCAAAAACCGTTTGAGGATTTAGCTAATCAGACGGATACTCAAGGCTCGGTTACCTTATTGCGTGTCACTAGTTTGTTGACAGTAGATGCTATTTATGGTATAGAGCGAGAATGGATTAAAAAGGGCAATACGATGGTGATTTTGGGAGTCAAGCAGCCGGTGACAGACGCTGATTTCAGTACTCTCCAAGAGGCTTCAACGGGAAAGGTTAAGGTTAACACCAGGCGGCGATACAAGGGTAATCAGGGGAAGAAAATTTTAAGCGATCGCTTTGGTGCTGTGGTTTGGGAAAAGCCTATTGGTGATGGTAGAGTGATCTTTGCCACTACATCGGATCTTGCTGCCAATGCCTATCAGGACTTTCCGGCTAACTATGAATTATTAGCCCAACTGGTTACTCCCTTGAAACCACAGGAGAATTTAACTAACCAAAATCCGGTTTGGGTGGATGAATACCTCCACGGTTACAAAGATGTAGATGTGATCAAGCGAGAGGTAGGTGAGACTCTATTCAGTTATTTAGCGAAAACCCCTCTGTTGCCAGCCTTTATCCAAGGATTAATCATTCTTCTGGTTGCCATCTGGGCTCTGAATCGCCGCTTTGGACAACCATTGACCTTATCTGAACCAGTCGTGGATAACAGCGAAGCCTACATCCGAGCATTAGCAGGTGTTTTGCAAAAAGCAGGCAGCAGTGAGTTTGTGTTGGAAGTTGTGGGAAAAGACGAACAACTGCAACTGCAAAAAGCACTAGGATTAGGACAGACTCTGCTAGAGGATCAAGCTCTAATTGATGCTTGGGTGGAGCACACTGGACGTCCAGCTACAGAACTGAAACAATTGCTGGAAATTCAATCTAGTAAACGTCGTATTAGGGAGTCAGACTTACTAAAATGGCTGGGAAAATGGCAGAAAATTCGTATTGATTGA
- a CDS encoding DUF4129 domain-containing protein has translation MSTGSFEKNSLDWQLQLMQRQFGEWWELTMSQVSLEQPQGSLPSWLLSPILGQVIRITFWLLVAVILSWLGVRLIRELNPYIISYYQQLTQAANRVTKRPVPELSVVNWWERSQNYQQQGNYTEACRCLYMGMLQQLHDTGIAPRYPSRTDGEYLQLIQQLPQPKPYQILLITHQQLCFSNAEVSSQVFERCKEAYQQIKV, from the coding sequence ATGTCTACTGGTTCCTTTGAAAAAAACAGTTTGGATTGGCAGTTGCAGCTGATGCAACGACAATTTGGGGAGTGGTGGGAGCTGACAATGTCTCAGGTGTCTCTTGAGCAACCCCAAGGATCACTGCCATCTTGGTTACTGTCTCCTATACTAGGCCAGGTGATTAGGATAACGTTTTGGTTACTTGTTGCTGTAATCCTAAGCTGGCTAGGGGTGCGACTGATCAGAGAATTAAATCCTTATATTATTTCTTATTATCAGCAACTGACTCAAGCTGCAAACAGAGTGACAAAACGACCAGTTCCAGAATTATCAGTGGTCAATTGGTGGGAGCGATCGCAAAACTATCAGCAGCAGGGTAACTACACCGAAGCCTGTCGTTGTTTGTATATGGGGATGTTGCAGCAATTACACGATACTGGCATTGCCCCTCGCTATCCCAGTCGCACCGATGGAGAGTATCTACAACTGATTCAGCAATTACCGCAACCTAAACCATACCAAATCTTACTGATCACCCATCAGCAGTTATGTTTTAGTAACGCCGAAGTCTCTAGTCAGGTTTTTGAACGGTGCAAGGAGGCTTATCAGCAGATAAAGGTTTAA
- a CDS encoding SRPBCC domain-containing protein gives MTSLYTDIEINVPKQKVWQILFHKQQWKYWNTFLFDCDSTLRFEQGKEVFLSLRRLPNEEETEFEPLVTQVQPGVCLSWVSSIPGFRSECVFDLQEIGVGRTKYVHKHSYSGMLSRVFLPFIREDELRGIKRMAWELKRYAEGF, from the coding sequence ATGACAAGTCTCTATACTGACATTGAGATCAATGTCCCAAAGCAGAAGGTTTGGCAAATTTTGTTCCATAAACAGCAGTGGAAGTACTGGAACACATTTCTGTTTGATTGTGACTCAACTTTACGGTTTGAGCAGGGGAAAGAAGTGTTTCTGTCCCTGCGACGGCTTCCCAATGAAGAAGAGACAGAATTTGAGCCATTGGTGACACAAGTTCAGCCTGGTGTGTGTCTAAGTTGGGTGTCTTCTATCCCTGGCTTTCGTAGTGAATGTGTATTTGATTTGCAAGAAATAGGAGTGGGTCGTACCAAATACGTCCACAAACACTCTTATTCAGGTATGCTTTCTCGGGTGTTTTTACCGTTTATCCGAGAGGATGAGTTACGGGGTATTAAACGAATGGCATGGGAGTTGAAGCGTTATGCTGAGGGGTTTTAG